In one window of Verrucomicrobiia bacterium DNA:
- a CDS encoding TerC family protein, translating to MNTDNVWLWVGFNAFVLCMLALDLGVFHRKSHIVSLKESLTWTAVWITLAMVFNAGIWHFSGSEKALEFFTGYVIEKSLSVDNVFVIALLFTYFAVPREYQHKVLFWGIIGALVMRATMIGLGAVLITKFGWIIYVFGGFLILTGLKMIFKNDEEIHPEANPVVRWFKRVYPVTKSFQGDRFFVQENGIRMATPLFVVLICVEVTDLIFAVDSIPAIFAVTQDPFIVYTSNVFAILGLRSLYFALEGMIHKFHYLKLGLGIILIFVGIKMLLVHTPYKLDTLLSLAVVAGILIASVVASLIHKPNKP from the coding sequence ATGAATACTGACAATGTCTGGCTATGGGTGGGGTTCAACGCCTTCGTGCTGTGCATGCTCGCGCTCGATCTGGGTGTCTTTCACCGCAAATCCCACATCGTCAGCCTCAAGGAATCGCTGACCTGGACCGCTGTCTGGATCACGCTGGCCATGGTTTTCAATGCCGGCATCTGGCATTTTTCCGGCTCCGAGAAGGCGCTCGAATTCTTCACCGGCTACGTCATCGAGAAATCCTTGAGCGTGGACAACGTCTTTGTCATCGCCCTGCTGTTCACCTACTTCGCCGTCCCCCGGGAGTATCAGCACAAAGTATTGTTCTGGGGCATTATCGGCGCGCTCGTCATGCGCGCCACCATGATCGGACTGGGCGCGGTGCTCATCACCAAATTTGGCTGGATCATCTACGTCTTCGGCGGCTTCCTCATCCTCACCGGTTTGAAGATGATCTTTAAGAATGACGAAGAGATTCATCCAGAAGCAAATCCTGTCGTCCGCTGGTTCAAACGCGTTTACCCCGTCACTAAAAGTTTCCAGGGCGACCGCTTCTTCGTTCAAGAAAATGGCATCCGCATGGCCACACCCCTGTTCGTCGTCTTGATCTGCGTGGAAGTCACCGACCTCATCTTCGCTGTCGATTCCATCCCTGCCATCTTTGCCGTCACGCAAGACCCCTTCATCGTTTACACCTCGAACGTGTTCGCCATCCTCGGTCTGCGCTCCCTTTATTTCGCCTTGGAAGGCATGATCCACAAATTCCACTACCTCAAGCTCGGCTTGGGCATCATCTTGATATTCGTCGGCATCAAGATGCTGCTCGTCCATACCCCCTACAAGCTGGACACGCTGCTCTCACTCGCCGTCGTCGCCGGAATTCTCATCGCCTCAGTGGTCGCTTCTCTGATTCACAAACCCAACAAGCCCTAG
- the nhaR gene encoding transcriptional activator NhaR, with protein sequence MDWLNYHHLRYFWTVAKEGSLRMAAEKLHVSQPSICAQVKALEQSVGEDLFRREGRSLVLTETGHMVFGYAEEIFSLGQELASAVKQSPTLRRQRLNVGIADSFPKLLSYEVLKPLLESTPAVFLNCREGKSEELLGHLATHRLDIVLMDEPAPTTLKFKAFNHALGSCGLSFCAQKHLARKLKGAFPRCLDQAPALLPAQSSSIRRSLDKWFQSVRVQPAVIAEFDDAALTKVMATGGAGFIVVPTVVEKEAVERYKFQVLGRTKECREQFFAVTAERRMNHPAVVKLTEQAKKGLFE encoded by the coding sequence ATGGACTGGTTGAACTATCATCATTTGCGGTACTTTTGGACGGTGGCGAAGGAAGGGAGCTTACGCATGGCAGCGGAGAAACTGCATGTCTCGCAACCCTCCATCTGCGCGCAGGTAAAGGCGCTGGAGCAGTCGGTGGGAGAAGATCTTTTCAGGCGGGAGGGGCGGAGCCTCGTGCTGACGGAGACGGGGCACATGGTGTTCGGTTATGCGGAGGAGATATTTTCACTGGGGCAGGAGCTGGCCAGTGCGGTGAAGCAATCACCGACCTTGCGCAGGCAGAGGTTGAATGTGGGGATCGCGGATTCATTTCCCAAGTTGTTGAGCTATGAGGTGCTGAAGCCTTTGCTGGAAAGCACACCGGCGGTGTTCCTGAATTGTCGTGAGGGCAAGAGCGAGGAGTTGCTTGGGCATCTGGCGACGCATCGGTTGGACATTGTATTGATGGATGAACCGGCGCCGACGACGCTGAAGTTCAAGGCGTTCAACCATGCGTTGGGGAGTTGCGGGCTTTCCTTCTGTGCGCAGAAGCATTTGGCGAGAAAATTGAAAGGGGCGTTTCCGAGGTGTCTGGATCAGGCACCAGCACTGCTTCCAGCGCAGTCGTCCAGCATCCGGCGGTCGTTGGACAAGTGGTTTCAATCGGTGCGGGTGCAGCCAGCGGTCATCGCGGAATTTGATGACGCGGCGCTGACGAAGGTGATGGCCACGGGCGGTGCGGGTTTCATTGTGGTGCCGACGGTGGTGGAGAAGGAGGCGGTGGAGCGTTACAAGTTTCAGGTGCTGGGCCGGACGAAGGAGTGCCGGGAGCAGTTCTTTGCGGTCACGGCAGAGCGGAGGATGAATCACCCGGCGGTGGTGAAGCTGACGGAGCAGGCGAAGAAGGGGTTGTTTGAGTGA
- a CDS encoding SMP-30/gluconolactonase/LRE family protein, whose product MPALLTLLILIPALLSAAEPLFLAKPLTETNSFTGGIEGPACDAKGDLYAVNFARQQTIGKVTPDGKTELFVTLPGKSTGNGIRFDKAGFMYVADYVEHNLLRIDPKTKAITVFAHNSAMNQPNDLAIAADGTLYASDPNWKASTGQLWRIDRDGTTERLATDMGTTNGIEVSPDGKTLYVNESVQRNVWAFDITPERKLANKRLLKKFDDHGFDGMRCDVDGNLYITRHGKGTVVKLSPKGEILQEIDVLGPHPTNIAFGGKDGRTAYVTEAKHRRVVQFRVDRPGLEWSRTKP is encoded by the coding sequence ATGCCAGCGCTGCTGACACTCCTGATTCTTATCCCCGCCCTGTTGTCCGCCGCCGAGCCCCTCTTCCTTGCCAAGCCATTGACGGAGACGAACAGCTTTACCGGCGGTATCGAAGGCCCCGCCTGCGATGCGAAAGGCGATCTCTACGCCGTCAACTTCGCCCGCCAGCAAACCATCGGCAAAGTCACGCCCGACGGCAAAACCGAACTCTTCGTCACCCTGCCCGGCAAGAGCACCGGCAACGGCATCCGCTTCGATAAAGCCGGTTTCATGTATGTCGCCGATTACGTGGAGCACAACCTCCTCCGCATCGATCCTAAGACCAAGGCGATCACCGTCTTCGCGCACAATTCCGCGATGAATCAGCCGAATGACCTCGCCATCGCCGCCGATGGCACGCTCTACGCCAGCGATCCGAATTGGAAAGCCAGCACTGGCCAGCTCTGGCGCATTGATCGCGATGGCACCACCGAACGCCTCGCCACTGACATGGGCACCACCAACGGCATCGAAGTCAGCCCTGATGGAAAAACCCTCTATGTGAACGAAAGCGTGCAACGCAACGTCTGGGCCTTCGACATCACCCCCGAGCGCAAACTCGCCAACAAACGCCTCCTGAAAAAGTTCGATGACCACGGCTTCGACGGCATGCGCTGCGATGTCGATGGCAACCTCTACATCACCCGCCACGGCAAAGGCACCGTCGTGAAACTTTCGCCCAAAGGCGAAATACTCCAAGAGATCGACGTCCTCGGCCCCCATCCCACCAACATCGCTTTCGGCGGCAAAGACGGTCGCACCGCCTACGTCACCGAAGCCAAACACCGCCGCGTAGTCCAATTCCGCGTGGACCGCCCCGGCCTCGAATGGTCCCGCACTAAACCGTAG
- a CDS encoding ATP-binding protein, whose product MNRGHSIHRRMQRVIVLTTGLSLVLACVVFVYLEWSSSMAQERQSALSTARITADACSAMLAFNRPEEAKKLLDAFRAEPDVRIAALYDAKGKLFAEHRASDAVMPTPVSPEREGSRVVSRRLAVFYPVIEDGKHFGTLFLQVDLRDTYAQMEQYAWITLLIFSCALGGAYFIGRALQRTISNPILSLAETAQSISREKDYKVRARTGQEGELDILTTAFNQMLDTIQDQQAQLRVELAERKRAQQSEAAERELLATTLESIGDAVIATNAEGKVTFLNGEAERLTGWSNRDAAGRPLPEVFRVISEESRLPIENPVDRVLKTGAVVGLKHQALLITKDGRETPIDDSAAPIRQGGGPINGVVLVFRDFTEKKQSADELKKAHDRLLAASRAKDDFLAALSHELRTPLNPVLLLASEAAEDMKMPTEVRTLFATIRNNVELEARLIDDLLDITRITHGKLVLNLDYVDVHSILGDAMAMVQAELDQKRITLRVRLGAEQPVMKGDAVRLQQVFWNVLKNAAKFTPEGGNVTVETATMEVNDKVSIRITDTGIGLMPEERERIFDAFSQGEHARGGGSHKFGGLGMGLTISRKLVELHGGAIQAMSEGPGKGAMFEIVLPVRQTRGSVDSLSETAVSTDTERIRRNTEKQAGLRVLLVEDHEATREALKFLLTKRKLDVTAAGTVGEAMRATEENTFDLVISDIGLPDGNGYELMGVLRRRYGLRGIALTGYGMEQDVAQSREAGFVAHLTKPVRMESLEKVLGEAVKG is encoded by the coding sequence ATGAATAGGGGACATTCCATACACCGGCGGATGCAACGGGTGATCGTATTGACCACCGGACTCTCGTTGGTGCTGGCGTGCGTGGTTTTCGTGTATCTGGAGTGGAGCAGTTCAATGGCGCAGGAGAGACAGTCGGCATTGAGCACGGCACGGATCACGGCGGATGCCTGCAGTGCGATGCTGGCTTTCAACCGGCCGGAGGAGGCGAAGAAGCTGCTGGATGCTTTCCGCGCGGAACCGGATGTGCGCATAGCGGCCCTGTATGATGCGAAAGGAAAGCTCTTCGCCGAGCACCGTGCATCCGATGCGGTGATGCCGACGCCGGTATCTCCGGAACGGGAAGGTTCCCGGGTGGTGAGCCGAAGGCTGGCGGTGTTTTATCCGGTGATAGAGGACGGCAAACATTTCGGCACGTTGTTCCTTCAGGTGGATCTGCGGGATACGTATGCCCAGATGGAACAGTATGCATGGATCACATTGCTGATCTTCTCGTGTGCTTTGGGAGGCGCCTATTTTATCGGGCGGGCTTTGCAAAGAACGATATCAAATCCGATCCTTTCGCTGGCGGAAACGGCGCAGTCCATTTCACGGGAGAAAGATTATAAGGTGCGGGCACGGACAGGGCAGGAAGGGGAACTGGATATCCTGACAACGGCGTTCAACCAGATGCTGGACACAATCCAGGACCAGCAGGCGCAGTTGCGGGTGGAATTGGCGGAGCGAAAGCGGGCGCAGCAATCAGAAGCGGCGGAGAGGGAACTGCTGGCGACGACGCTGGAGAGCATTGGTGACGCGGTGATCGCGACGAATGCGGAGGGCAAGGTGACATTCCTGAACGGGGAGGCGGAACGGCTGACGGGATGGAGCAACCGCGACGCAGCCGGGCGTCCGTTGCCGGAGGTGTTCAGGGTGATCAGTGAGGAGAGCCGTTTGCCGATCGAGAATCCGGTGGACAGGGTGTTAAAGACCGGGGCGGTGGTGGGTTTGAAGCATCAAGCACTCCTTATAACGAAGGATGGGCGGGAGACACCGATCGACGACAGTGCGGCGCCGATCCGGCAGGGCGGCGGACCGATCAACGGGGTGGTGCTGGTGTTCCGGGATTTCACCGAGAAAAAGCAATCTGCGGATGAGCTGAAGAAGGCGCACGACCGGTTGCTGGCGGCATCGCGGGCGAAGGATGATTTCCTGGCGGCGTTGTCGCACGAGCTGCGCACACCGCTGAATCCGGTGTTGTTGCTCGCGAGCGAGGCGGCGGAGGATATGAAGATGCCGACGGAGGTGAGAACATTGTTCGCCACGATCCGGAACAATGTGGAGCTGGAGGCGAGGCTGATAGATGACTTGCTGGACATCACGCGGATTACGCATGGGAAACTGGTGTTGAACCTGGACTATGTCGATGTCCATTCGATCCTGGGGGATGCGATGGCGATGGTGCAGGCGGAGCTGGACCAGAAGCGGATCACGCTGAGGGTGCGATTGGGGGCAGAACAACCGGTGATGAAGGGGGATGCGGTGCGGTTGCAACAGGTGTTCTGGAATGTGTTGAAGAACGCGGCGAAGTTCACGCCGGAGGGCGGAAATGTGACGGTGGAGACTGCCACCATGGAGGTGAATGACAAGGTGAGCATCCGCATCACGGATACGGGCATAGGGCTGATGCCGGAGGAGCGGGAGAGGATATTCGATGCGTTTTCACAGGGGGAACATGCACGAGGGGGAGGGTCGCACAAATTCGGCGGATTGGGGATGGGGCTGACGATCTCACGCAAGCTGGTGGAGTTGCACGGCGGGGCCATCCAGGCGATGAGTGAAGGGCCGGGTAAGGGGGCGATGTTTGAGATCGTGCTGCCGGTGCGGCAGACGAGGGGGAGCGTTGATAGCCTGTCAGAGACAGCCGTATCGACGGACACGGAGAGGATTCGGAGAAACACAGAGAAGCAGGCGGGCTTGCGGGTGCTTTTAGTGGAGGATCATGAAGCGACCCGGGAGGCGTTGAAGTTCCTGCTGACGAAGAGGAAACTGGATGTGACGGCGGCAGGTACGGTGGGAGAGGCGATGCGCGCTACGGAGGAGAATACGTTTGATCTGGTGATCTCTGACATCGGTTTGCCGGATGGAAACGGGTATGAATTGATGGGGGTTTTGCGCAGGAGGTATGGACTGAGGGGGATCGCGCTGACCGGGTATGGGATGGAGCAGGATGTGGCGCAGAGCAGGGAGGCCGGGTTTGTGGCGCATTTGACGAAGCCGGTGAGGATGGAGTCACTGGAGAAGGTGTTGGGGGAGGCTGTCAAGGGGTGA
- a CDS encoding thioredoxin domain-containing protein, with translation MSHKHTNRLAKEKSPYLLQHQHNPVDWYPWGEEAFAKARKEDKPVLVSIGYSTCHWCHVMERESFESEAVARVLNEHFVCIKVDREERPDVDKIYMTAAQALTGSGGWPLNCFLTPELKPFYAGTYFPPEPKYGKPSFVELLQQIHQVWVTRRADVNEQAEDLTKQLAAYTMPSKDTNALLHASITQKALVSLKEDFEPTYGGFGGAPKFPRPSQPLFLLSAGSRQKDEEALKMVLFTCEKMAAGGMYDQLGGGFARYSVDAQWLVPHFEKMLYDNAQLVQLYLDAYLISREEKHAETVRDIIRYVLRDMTHAEGGFYSAEDADSEGQEGKFYCWTKKELETFLSADEAKVAIRYFGITEKGNFEDHSHPQPLKNLNVLSIVDAKLTAEEAKLLASAKEKMFATQKKRVRPHLDDKVLASWNGMMLGAMARAGVVLGEEKFLTAAEKNIAFLKGKLWDEKSKTLYHRWREGERDEVQLFDAYAFLFAGSLELYEATLKAEHLEFAIALADQMIARFYDQEDGGFFQSVATKDLIVNAKEDYDGAMPSANSVGALALLKLAAITDKKEYREKAEATLKLLSPRMQRMPHAVPYALLAMDFWTEEPRRVVIAGDAKSQDAKALLKAAHSVYQPHKVVLGNVGPVEEFAKTLPAKDGAVVYLCTGMTCQPPTKDAGKVREMLGK, from the coding sequence ATGTCGCATAAGCATACGAATCGGTTGGCGAAGGAGAAATCGCCGTATCTGCTCCAGCATCAGCATAATCCGGTGGATTGGTATCCGTGGGGCGAGGAGGCGTTCGCGAAGGCGCGGAAGGAGGATAAGCCGGTGCTGGTGAGCATCGGATACTCGACGTGTCACTGGTGTCATGTGATGGAGCGGGAGTCGTTCGAGAGTGAGGCGGTGGCGAGGGTGTTGAACGAGCATTTTGTGTGCATCAAGGTGGATCGCGAGGAGCGGCCGGATGTGGACAAGATCTATATGACGGCGGCGCAGGCGTTGACGGGGAGTGGCGGGTGGCCGTTGAATTGTTTTCTAACGCCGGAGTTGAAGCCGTTTTATGCAGGAACTTATTTCCCGCCGGAGCCGAAGTATGGGAAGCCGAGTTTCGTGGAGCTTTTGCAACAGATCCATCAGGTGTGGGTGACGCGGCGCGCGGATGTGAATGAGCAGGCGGAGGATCTGACGAAGCAACTGGCGGCGTACACGATGCCGAGCAAGGATACGAATGCGCTGCTGCACGCGTCGATCACACAGAAGGCGTTGGTGTCGTTGAAGGAGGATTTTGAGCCGACGTATGGCGGGTTTGGCGGGGCGCCGAAGTTTCCGCGGCCATCGCAGCCGTTGTTTTTGTTGAGTGCGGGTTCGCGGCAGAAGGATGAGGAGGCGTTGAAGATGGTGCTTTTCACTTGCGAGAAGATGGCGGCGGGCGGGATGTATGATCAGCTCGGCGGCGGGTTCGCGCGTTACTCGGTGGATGCGCAGTGGCTGGTGCCGCATTTCGAGAAGATGCTCTACGATAATGCGCAACTGGTGCAGCTCTACCTGGATGCATATCTGATCAGCCGCGAGGAGAAGCATGCGGAGACGGTGCGGGATATCATCCGGTATGTGCTGCGGGATATGACGCATGCGGAGGGCGGATTTTATTCGGCTGAGGATGCGGACAGCGAGGGGCAGGAGGGGAAGTTCTATTGCTGGACGAAAAAGGAGTTGGAGACGTTCTTGAGTGCGGACGAGGCGAAGGTCGCCATCCGATACTTTGGAATCACGGAGAAGGGGAATTTCGAGGATCATAGTCATCCGCAGCCGCTGAAGAATCTGAATGTGTTGAGCATTGTGGATGCGAAGCTGACGGCGGAGGAAGCGAAGTTGCTGGCGAGTGCGAAGGAGAAGATGTTCGCCACGCAGAAGAAGCGGGTGCGGCCGCATCTGGATGACAAGGTGTTGGCGTCGTGGAACGGAATGATGCTAGGGGCGATGGCGCGCGCGGGGGTGGTGTTGGGCGAGGAGAAGTTTCTTACCGCGGCGGAGAAGAATATCGCGTTTCTGAAGGGCAAGCTGTGGGATGAGAAATCGAAGACGTTGTATCATCGCTGGCGCGAGGGGGAGCGGGATGAGGTGCAGCTTTTCGATGCGTATGCGTTTTTATTCGCGGGATCGCTGGAGCTGTATGAGGCGACGTTGAAGGCGGAACATCTGGAGTTCGCGATCGCGCTGGCGGACCAAATGATCGCGCGGTTTTATGACCAGGAAGATGGCGGGTTCTTCCAGAGCGTGGCGACGAAGGATCTGATCGTGAACGCGAAGGAGGATTATGACGGGGCGATGCCGTCGGCGAATTCGGTGGGCGCGCTGGCGTTGCTGAAGTTGGCGGCGATCACGGACAAGAAAGAGTATCGCGAGAAGGCGGAGGCGACGTTGAAGTTGCTATCACCGCGCATGCAACGGATGCCGCACGCAGTGCCGTATGCGCTATTGGCGATGGATTTTTGGACAGAGGAGCCGCGGAGGGTGGTGATCGCGGGGGACGCGAAGAGCCAGGACGCGAAAGCGTTGTTGAAAGCGGCGCATAGTGTTTATCAGCCGCACAAGGTGGTGCTGGGGAATGTGGGGCCGGTGGAGGAGTTTGCGAAGACGTTACCGGCGAAGGATGGGGCGGTGGTGTACTTGTGCACAGGGATGACGTGTCAGCCGCCGACGAAGGATGCGGGGAAGGTGAGAGAGATGCTGGGGAAATGA
- a CDS encoding glycosyltransferase family 87 protein, translated as MKSRINAICACIAAVVLFFILFDSRGPEATWDIWNVPYMFPHFADARVITHGAESYAAGYDPMIENPADPWGRPLNYPRVWQLLFALGIDSTCTNLLGFTLIVSFFVGICLLLPKVKNRTLFVILLSILSPSTLLCFERGNIDLFIFFLITLAVTSVKRSSMFAALVIGLAFMLKLYPIFAWLFLIGLGREKFLRYSAVLFVVAMLYTLATMEDICLLSITTPRSNFLSYGTNVYWMSILERDANWGAIVKIISHLLLLPFLYFAIQGLRRRDFPAAAADAPLNLDAFRAGSAIYVGTFFLGNNWDYRLSFLILTLPQLVAWTRHPGHIALLSKLTLAAILLSFWHMFIVKLFRQVPDGYLIAFTFDELCNWFAFFTLAYFLAWSAPSWTKDFFSRRSTQ; from the coding sequence ATGAAATCTAGGATCAACGCGATCTGCGCCTGCATTGCTGCCGTCGTCCTTTTCTTCATCCTCTTTGACTCCCGTGGACCCGAGGCCACCTGGGACATCTGGAATGTCCCCTACATGTTCCCTCATTTCGCCGATGCCCGCGTCATCACCCACGGCGCCGAATCGTACGCCGCCGGTTACGATCCCATGATCGAGAACCCCGCCGACCCTTGGGGACGTCCGCTTAATTACCCTCGGGTCTGGCAGCTTTTGTTCGCACTCGGCATTGACTCCACCTGCACGAATCTTCTCGGATTCACCCTTATTGTCAGTTTTTTCGTCGGCATATGCCTGCTCCTTCCCAAGGTGAAGAACAGGACATTGTTCGTGATACTGCTCTCCATTCTCTCCCCCTCCACACTCCTTTGCTTCGAGCGCGGAAACATCGATCTTTTTATTTTCTTCCTCATCACCCTCGCCGTCACCTCCGTTAAGCGCTCGTCGATGTTTGCCGCCCTCGTCATCGGCCTCGCTTTCATGCTGAAACTTTACCCCATCTTCGCCTGGCTTTTTCTCATTGGACTCGGCCGTGAGAAATTCCTCCGCTACTCCGCCGTTCTCTTCGTGGTCGCGATGCTTTACACGCTGGCCACCATGGAAGACATCTGCCTCCTCAGCATCACCACGCCTCGCTCCAATTTCCTCAGCTACGGCACCAACGTTTATTGGATGTCCATCCTCGAGCGCGATGCCAACTGGGGCGCCATCGTAAAAATCATTTCTCATCTCCTCCTCCTTCCATTCCTCTATTTCGCCATCCAAGGCCTCCGTCGCCGGGATTTCCCTGCGGCAGCCGCTGACGCCCCCCTCAACCTCGATGCCTTCCGCGCTGGCTCAGCCATCTACGTCGGCACCTTTTTCCTCGGCAACAACTGGGACTACCGCCTCAGCTTTCTCATTCTGACACTACCCCAACTCGTCGCTTGGACCAGGCACCCCGGCCATATCGCCCTCCTTTCCAAGCTCACCCTCGCCGCCATTCTTCTTTCCTTCTGGCATATGTTCATCGTGAAACTTTTCCGCCAGGTTCCCGACGGCTACCTCATCGCCTTCACCTTCGATGAACTCTGCAACTGGTTCGCCTTCTTTACCCTCGCCTACTTTCTCGCTTGGTCCGCCCCCTCATGGACCAAGGACTTCTTCTCCCGTCGTTCCACTCAATAG